From Streptomyces sp. 6-11-2, one genomic window encodes:
- a CDS encoding Uma2 family endonuclease — MTTAWDALPPWMLPPRPSGWEADDLDNAPDLPRHTELIDGALIFMMSPQRSWHARVVTRLTTALDDQAPEGFEIDREMTVKLNEKNRPEPDVLAVTVPYDPNRTRYLPDQVALAIEVVSDESADRDRSLKPFKYAQAGIPHYWRIEEENGLPVIHTYELDHTTRAYVATGISRDRMKTAVPFGIDIDLPRLVR; from the coding sequence ATGACGACCGCATGGGACGCACTCCCGCCCTGGATGCTGCCGCCCCGGCCGAGTGGGTGGGAGGCCGATGACCTCGACAACGCACCCGACCTCCCACGACACACCGAGCTGATCGATGGAGCGCTGATCTTCATGATGTCCCCGCAGCGGTCCTGGCACGCCCGCGTCGTCACCCGGCTTACGACCGCACTGGACGATCAGGCTCCCGAGGGATTCGAGATCGACCGGGAAATGACGGTCAAGCTGAACGAGAAGAACCGGCCCGAGCCTGACGTCCTTGCTGTCACGGTCCCGTACGACCCGAACCGTACGCGCTACCTCCCCGACCAGGTTGCCCTCGCCATCGAAGTCGTCTCAGACGAGTCCGCCGACCGCGACCGGTCGCTGAAGCCGTTCAAGTACGCGCAGGCGGGTATTCCGCACTACTGGCGTATCGAGGAGGAAAACGGCCTGCCCGTCATCCACACGTACGAGTTGGACCACACCACCCGCGCCTACGTCGCCACCGGTATCAGTCGCGACCGCATGAAGACAGCAGTCCCTTTCGGCATCGACATCGACTTGCCCCGTCTCGTCCGCTGA
- a CDS encoding IclR family transcriptional regulator, with translation MSTSVVRAMRILDLLAHADEAMTLTEIAEKLDIPKSTAFGILRDMVNESFVSLPKPATYTIGLKAFEVGSAHLRRVGVTGIVTPELSRLTRALGVTSHYAILDRTDAVYLCKQDPPGLGIRLASSVGARLPSHLTAVGKACLAWLAEERLPEHIELTAPDDTGMANPLQQLTAELTEIRQRGFAADNGQITPGVTCVAAPVFNPAGCQGAVGVSYLRDTAVDFDTLVTQVREAAGRTSALLGGAPA, from the coding sequence GTGAGTACATCCGTCGTCCGCGCCATGCGCATCCTCGACCTACTGGCCCACGCAGACGAGGCGATGACGCTGACCGAGATCGCCGAAAAGCTCGACATACCCAAGAGCACGGCCTTCGGCATCCTGCGCGACATGGTGAACGAGTCCTTCGTGTCGCTGCCCAAACCGGCCACCTACACCATCGGCCTGAAGGCATTCGAGGTCGGCTCCGCCCACCTCCGCCGCGTCGGCGTCACCGGCATCGTGACCCCTGAGCTGAGCCGGCTCACCCGCGCACTCGGGGTCACCTCGCACTACGCGATCCTCGATCGCACCGACGCCGTCTACCTGTGCAAGCAAGACCCACCCGGCCTCGGGATCCGTCTGGCAAGCTCTGTCGGCGCGCGCCTTCCGTCCCACCTGACCGCCGTCGGCAAGGCCTGCCTCGCCTGGCTGGCCGAAGAACGTCTGCCCGAACACATCGAACTGACCGCGCCGGACGACACCGGCATGGCGAATCCGCTCCAGCAACTCACCGCGGAGCTGACCGAGATCCGCCAACGCGGCTTCGCCGCCGACAACGGACAGATCACACCAGGAGTCACCTGCGTCGCAGCACCGGTCTTCAACCCGGCAGGCTGCCAAGGCGCCGTAGGTGTGAGCTACCTGCGCGACACCGCAGTGGACTTCGACACCCTCGTCACGCAGGTCCGCGAGGCCGCCGGCCGGACCTCCGCACTGCTCGGCGGAGCCCCGGCCTGA